A genomic region of Janthinobacterium lividum contains the following coding sequences:
- a CDS encoding VF530 family DNA-binding protein, translating into MSQQDLNGITLEGIVTRLQAHYGWDGLAKHIDINCFISDPSIKSSLKFLRKTPWARSKVEQLYLDTQFTD; encoded by the coding sequence ATGAGTCAGCAAGATTTGAATGGCATTACCCTGGAAGGTATCGTGACGCGCCTGCAAGCCCATTACGGCTGGGACGGCTTGGCCAAGCACATCGATATCAATTGCTTCATCAGCGATCCCAGCATCAAGTCGAGCCTGAAATTTTTGCGCAAGACCCCGTGGGCCAGGAGCAAGGTGGAACAGCTGTACCTGGACACGCAATTTACTGACTGA
- a CDS encoding DUF4404 family protein encodes MDSKLKESLQQLHSTLETSGPVDEELHGLLQKLDVDIKLLMEKRAAQEQEEESTTYGLAERSQELSAKFAVKHPKLEPALRELGEILANMGI; translated from the coding sequence ATGGATAGCAAACTCAAGGAATCGCTGCAACAACTGCATTCGACACTGGAAACCAGCGGCCCCGTCGATGAAGAACTGCATGGTTTGCTGCAAAAACTCGATGTCGACATCAAGTTGCTGATGGAAAAGCGCGCCGCGCAGGAACAGGAAGAAGAATCGACCACCTATGGACTGGCCGAGCGGAGCCAGGAATTGTCGGCCAAGTTTGCCGTCAAGCATCCGAAACTGGAGCCGGCCTTACGCGAATTGGGTGAAATTCTCGCGAATATGGGGATTTGA
- a CDS encoding YgiQ family radical SAM protein encodes MSRAEMDALGWDQCDVILVTGDAYIDHPSFGMALVGRLLEAQGYRVGIISQPDWLSADAFRILGKPRLYYGITAGNMDSMVNQYTADRKIRSDDAYTANAEPNKRPDRAVTVYAQRAREAYPDVPVVIGSIEASLRRIAHYDYWSDKVRRSVLPDSKADLLIFGNAERALVDLTHRLAAGESIKDIRDLRGTAFMVPSGWLPGDDWGVHNSTRVDVPGKIDPHYSPYEMVQEDKTACATENASKSAEVIKPIRIMSREERLAMAKEKHDKTVVRLPAYDVVKDDPVMYAHASRVFHLESNPGNARAMVQAHGERDVWLNPPPLPLAMDEMDGVYDMNYARAPHPSYGKAHIPAWEMIRFSVNIMRGCFGGCTFCSITEHEGRIIQSRSEPSILREIEHIRDKTKGFTGTISDMGGPTANMYRLACKEKEIEVSCRRLSCVYPSICVNLGTDHSKLISLYRKARAIPGIKKVLISSGLRYDLAVRSPEYVKELVTHHVGGLLKIAPEHTEEGTLSKMMKPGIGAYDEFKEMFDRFSLEAGKKQYLIPYFIAAHPGTTDTDMLNLALWLKKNNFKLDQVQTFMPTPMAMATTMYHTRKNPLRKVTADSEVVETARSGKIRRTHKAFLRYQDPANWPILREALVNMGRGDLIGNGDKHLIPAWTSSESGGLAAGERSRQTHGAGTPDKFKVTPGKNRIALGGTAAAPKASAVESKVRPSILSTIKTKAKPAAVPMGRGSKPPAKGGHPAPARGGRK; translated from the coding sequence ATGTCGCGTGCCGAGATGGACGCGCTGGGCTGGGACCAGTGCGACGTCATCCTCGTCACGGGCGACGCCTATATCGACCATCCGAGTTTCGGCATGGCCCTGGTCGGCCGCCTGCTCGAAGCGCAGGGTTACCGCGTCGGCATCATCAGCCAGCCGGACTGGCTGTCGGCCGACGCCTTCCGCATCCTCGGCAAGCCGCGCCTGTACTACGGCATTACCGCCGGCAACATGGATTCCATGGTCAACCAGTACACGGCCGACCGCAAGATCCGCTCCGACGATGCCTACACGGCGAACGCCGAACCGAACAAGCGCCCGGACCGCGCCGTCACCGTGTACGCCCAGCGCGCGCGCGAAGCGTATCCCGACGTGCCTGTGGTCATCGGCAGCATCGAAGCGTCGCTGCGCCGCATCGCCCATTACGATTACTGGTCGGACAAGGTCCGCCGTTCCGTCTTGCCCGATTCCAAGGCTGATTTGTTGATCTTTGGTAATGCCGAGCGGGCGCTGGTCGACCTGACCCATCGCCTGGCCGCTGGCGAATCGATCAAGGATATCCGCGACTTGCGCGGCACGGCCTTCATGGTGCCGTCCGGCTGGCTGCCCGGCGACGACTGGGGCGTGCACAATTCCACCCGCGTCGACGTGCCCGGCAAGATCGATCCGCACTACAGCCCGTACGAGATGGTGCAGGAAGACAAGACTGCCTGCGCCACGGAAAATGCCTCGAAATCGGCCGAAGTCATCAAGCCGATCCGCATCATGAGCCGCGAAGAGCGCCTGGCCATGGCCAAGGAAAAGCATGACAAGACGGTCGTGCGCCTGCCTGCCTACGACGTCGTCAAGGACGACCCCGTCATGTATGCGCACGCGTCGCGCGTGTTCCACCTGGAATCGAATCCCGGCAATGCGCGCGCCATGGTGCAGGCGCACGGCGAACGCGACGTGTGGCTCAACCCGCCGCCGCTGCCGCTGGCCATGGACGAGATGGATGGCGTGTACGACATGAACTATGCGCGCGCGCCGCACCCGAGCTATGGCAAGGCGCATATCCCCGCCTGGGAAATGATCCGCTTTTCCGTCAATATCATGCGCGGCTGCTTCGGCGGCTGTACTTTCTGCTCGATCACGGAACATGAAGGCCGCATCATCCAGAGCCGTTCGGAACCGTCGATCCTGCGCGAAATCGAGCATATCCGCGATAAAACCAAAGGTTTTACGGGCACCATTTCCGATATGGGCGGTCCGACGGCGAATATGTATCGCCTGGCGTGCAAGGAAAAAGAGATCGAAGTCTCGTGCCGCCGCCTGTCCTGCGTGTATCCGTCCATCTGCGTGAACCTGGGCACGGACCACAGCAAGCTCATTTCCCTGTACCGCAAGGCGCGTGCCATTCCCGGCATTAAGAAAGTCTTGATCAGCTCGGGCTTGCGCTACGACCTGGCCGTGCGTTCCCCCGAGTACGTCAAGGAACTGGTGACGCACCACGTCGGCGGTTTGCTGAAGATTGCCCCTGAGCACACGGAAGAGGGCACCTTGTCGAAGATGATGAAGCCCGGCATCGGCGCGTATGACGAGTTCAAGGAAATGTTCGACCGTTTCTCCCTGGAAGCGGGCAAGAAGCAGTATTTGATCCCTTACTTTATCGCCGCCCATCCGGGCACGACGGACACGGACATGCTGAATTTGGCCCTGTGGCTGAAGAAAAACAATTTCAAGCTGGACCAGGTGCAAACCTTCATGCCCACGCCGATGGCCATGGCGACGACCATGTATCACACACGCAAGAATCCTTTGCGCAAGGTGACGGCAGACTCGGAAGTGGTGGAAACGGCCCGCAGCGGCAAGATCCGCCGCACGCATAAAGCCTTCCTGCGCTATCAGGACCCGGCCAACTGGCCGATCCTGCGCGAAGCACTGGTCAACATGGGCCGTGGCGACTTGATCGGCAATGGCGACAAGCATTTGATCCCGGCCTGGACGTCGTCGGAATCGGGCGGCCTGGCCGCAGGCGAACGCAGCCGCCAGACGCATGGCGCCGGCACGCCGGACAAGTTCAAGGTCACGCCAGGCAAGAACCGTATCGCCCTGGGCGGCACGGCCGCCGCACCGAAGGCGAGCGCCGTCGAATCGAAGGTGCGTCCATCGATCTTGTCGACCATCAAGACCAAGGCCAAGCCGGCCGCCGTGCCGATGGGCCGTGGTAGCAAGCCGCCAGCCAAGGGCGGCCATCCCGCGCCGGCACGGGGCGGACGCAAGTAA